TATTCTTCGAGCCAAGCTTGAGCCCCGACTGGATGACGCGCGCACCGGGCCACACCATCTTTTTCTTCTCGGGCGACTGGATGCCGTACAGAgggaggagcgcgacaGTAAACCACAGCAAACGCAGCGCGTCTTTGTCGTTCCACACGGCATCCGCAAGGCTCTCGGGCAAGCGTTCGGACACTGCGTAGCGCCCGCCGTGGCACAGAATATCTTGGAGAAGCGAGGCAGTAGCCAGCGCCGCTCTCTCGTCAAAGATCGAGCGGCTGACCGTCTGCCCTTCCTCATCGATATACGTCACGTCTTCTTGAGGGGGAGGCAGGAACACGGCCGTGTACAGCTGCAGCTCCGACaagagctgcagcgcacgaaGCGGGTCGGGGCCGGAGAGCATCTTGTCGACCTCGATGCcgaagcgctcgcggcTCACCTTGCGCATGAggctctcgcgcagctcctcaGCGACAgactgcgcacgctgcgggTCCTCTGATGAGCTACCACGCAAGCAAGCAACAATGTCAGCGTGGATCGAATAGCCAAAGCGGCTCGCAAAGCGCACACAGCGAAGAATCCGCAGGGGATCGTCTGTAAACGTCACCACAGGGTCCATAGGTGTGCGTACAATGCCCTCCTTCATGTCCGCCAGGCCTTTTTCTGTCCAGTCTtccacgcggcgcgtaTGCACATTGTAAAATAGGGTATTCACGGTAatgtcgcggcgcagcgcatcctccagcggcgtgccgaacgACATGACGGGGATACGGCTTTCGCCATGGTACTCTTCCTTGCGCAGATTCACAAAGTCGAGATCAAGACCAAGCAGCCGGGCCGTCGCCGTCTCGAGGTTCTTGCTCTGCTCGGGGTTCGCGGCGATCTTGCCAATCTGGCTCATTGTCGCCGTGTTccgctcggccagcgccgcgagctcagAGAATAGCGGCGATGCACGGAACGTGTCCGACTCCATGTAGGCGCGCAAAAAGAGCGCAAAGTTGTAGCCCGTAAGCGTCGACAGCGAcacgtcgaggtcgtgcgACTGCTTGTGCAGCAGCTTGTCACGAACCCAGCCGCCGGCAATCCGTGCCTCACATCCCAGGCCGTCCTGCGGCATCCCCTTTTTTTGCAGCGCCTCAAATGTCTGCACCGTACCATCCACTTCTACCCCTGGATTCGCTTCGGTGATCCACCTGCATGTGGCGTCGAGCAGAGCGCACAGGACGCCTTCAGTGGGCGTCAGGGACAGTGTAGTTTCCATCGAGCGATGGAGAAAGCGAACAGAGGGTTGTACAACTACTGGTTTCCaccgcgctcctcgtcgacacACACCCAGCCCTGCGCGCGTCCAGCCAGGCATACAAAGCCAAGCAACCTTCACGTGCTATGTGGAGGGCTTCtccggcggcgtcgcggcgagccgcggcggagGGGTCTCGATAGGCGGGAGCGCCTCGATTGGGGGATCGTCGTCGCCTTCTTGGAGGACTCCGCCGAGTTTTCTGCGTGAGAAAAGAGACGTACCGCACAGCCTGCCAGTGGCGCTCGCTCACTGACAGGGTATGAGCCATGGCCGTGCCTTTGACGActtccgcgaggcggcgcctgTGCAGTTGCGAgcggagcgtgcggacGAGGAAGGGCTCAaggcacgcgacgctccaATGGTTTGGCAACCGAGGGAGGATATCAAGAAGCGAAAAGTAGCGCGTGTGCGAAATGAGGAGGTGCAGAATAGCGTCTTGGTAGCGGTCGCTGGGTCAGCCGAGGTACATACAGATTGCTTTGGTCGAGATAGAGGTAGAGAAGCATACGCAACAGGCGCGCACTCGTCGCCGGTTTGCTCACAAACAACGACTCTTTGCCGATCAGTGACACGTACTCGCCGATCGAGGCGTCGGACGAAATggcgcgagccgcggccggcgagaGGACGCGGCCGTCTTGCAGGCATACGGCCTCGGCAGAGAGTGCAtcgtgcacgtcgagcgcaagcacacgcagcgcatccgaTACACGCCCTAGCTTGCCGAGAACAATGGCCTGCTCAAACGCCAGGAACGCGTGCGGCGTAAGGTGCTCCAACGTCTGTGCACGGTCCAGGACGGACGAGTGTTCCAGCAAGACCATGAGCTTgatgcgcgtgcgcacgacgccaAGCGACGCACGCTTAGCAAGGTAGTCGAAGAAAGGCTCGGTCGCCGACTGGCCATAGACTTCGACTGTCGCGTCCGGGGGATAGACGTGCTtgtcgaccgcctcgacgaggatctcgacgagacgcgcaCAGAGCTCCGCATGCAGGTTCTCGGTCTGTTCGGCGCTCGTAAAAACAATGTGCtccaggagcgcctcggctgcgtgcgtgtcgagcagACGGAGCGACGCAAGGACGCCTTCCGAGTCCGTGCCGCTGTACTCGAcccgacgcagcgcgtcgagaccGAGCTGGGTATCATGCTTGGCCAGCCATAGGCCGTACTGGACGAGGTCCTCTTGCTCTGTAAGCTGCTGAATATGCGGCGCAATTTCATGCAGCGCGACCGTGTCCACGGGATCCTCGACCGTCTTGTCGAGCATGGCAGTCCAAACGctgagcgcctcggtgatCCGGCCGTGCTTGTGAAAGAGCAACGCCTGCATTCCATAGCGGTGGTGGGAtgcgaggagcgcggcgacttTATCGACGTGGCATGCATCGAGATGCCCATCGACGGTAGAGGTCGGCACGGTCGCATCCCTGCCCAGCGCCAAGGCAAGCAGGGCCGAGTGTGCGTCGAGACGACCCTCGCCACCACCCTGTACGTTCGCCTCGAGGAGTTCCACAAGCATcgcatcggcgcggcgttcAAGCTGCGCTTTGAGCGGGCGAAGCGCTTCGACATCCATATCTGGCGCGTAATTTGTGGCGAGATTTGCCTCGACCAGGTCAGAAATCGAAGCAGGCAGCCTATCCCATGCATCTTTTAATGTGGCGTACAATGAGCCTGGCGCCGTGCGGAATTGCCGGAGGGAGGGATACTTGGCAAGCAAGAGACGTACATCGAATCCGCCGCGCAAAAAGCATGCAATGGCGTTGGAGAAGCGTGTATTGCACACATGATTAATGCCGAGAAAGACGGCAGCGATCTtggcctgctcgtcgagctctgTATCATGTAACGCGTGATCCGCCTCGCTCCAGTtttgcgcctcggcgcactTCCAGGCTGTGCTGGCCGGCGTAGGCAGTGCAAGGCACGACAAGGAACGCTTGAATCCAAGCAGCACACGCACCGTCTTCCAGTGTGGCTCAAGTGCAAAAGGGGGTATAGGAAGGTTCACAGCGCCGGGCTCGTCAAGCATTGGCGCCGCTTTTTCGGcgccgacctcgtcgtcgtcgacctgaacgacgtgctcgtcgaccgtAGCGCCGCTCGTCAGCAGTGTTTTGCTTCCAACGATGCGCAGCAAAAACCGTGGATCGTCGCTCGCATCGACGGGAATTtgctgcacgcggcgcattGTACGCAGGTCGTGCACTTCGATTGTATCGTTGCGTAGCAGAGCACACACGTACGGCGGCTCCGCGACAACCGACCGCGGATGCGACGGCCACTCGAGCAACTTGTCGGTgggctcgccgtcggcacggAGAAACGCGCCGAGGGTGCCTGCATCCGAGTGGCTCGTGATCAAAAAGGTATACGTCCGTtcgccgtgctcgtcaAATGCCACCGGCACGATCGAAGGGCGAATGCGCGCAGACGATACCTCGGTGCTCTGCGAAATGGGCAGGCCCAGCGGTGTCTGCGCACCCGAGTCAAGGTGCACGAGACTGTACTCGGACGGCGACGCAAGGCACACGACGTCGTTAAAGCGGCGAGCAATGAacgcatcgcgctcgatAGGGATTTCCTGTGTGAGCTtcgcgacgtaccttgACGGTACCCCAGccgtggcgctcgaccaTGACCAGCACGAGCTTCTTGCGCTTCAAGAGGCATATGCTGGCGAAAGCAAGCTCGGTATTCTGCTCCGCGCTCTCGTCCGCATCATCCGCGATACCCTGTACGCCCTTGATCGGCGCCAGTCCCGAGCTcactgcgccgagcgagggGTACGCGTAGAACCGCAGCGTGTTTTCTGGGTTAGGGCCTATACGTACCGCACCATACGCCAACGAGCTGCAATGTAGCATAGATGTACACGCGCTCTACTG
This region of Malassezia japonica chromosome 8, complete sequence genomic DNA includes:
- the CCA1 gene encoding CCA tRNA nucleotidyltransferase (COG:J; EggNog:ENOG503NU7R), which gives rise to MPQDGLGCEARIAGGWVRDKLLHKQSHDLDVSLSTLTGYNFALFLRAYMESDTFRASPLFSELAALAERNTATMSQIGKIAANPEQSKNLETATARLLGLDLDFVNLRKEEYHGESRIPVMSFGTPLEDALRRDITVNTLFYNVHTRRVEDWTEKGLADMKEGIVRTPMDPVVTFTDDPLRILRCVRFASRFGYSIHADIVACLRGSSSEDPQRAQSVAEELRESLMRKVSRERFGIEVDKMLSGPDPLRALQLLSELQLYTAVFLPPPQEDVTYIDEEGQTVSRSIFDERAALATASLLQDILCHGGRYAVSERLPESLADAVWNDKDALRLLWFTVALLPLYGIQSPEKKKMVWPGARVIQSGLKLGSKNTKDPVECIYHAAELLTRPDLERFPGEDEELFTRKSSIGLLLRNANIINPRLGVTLPTTLLYSFLSDLIPYWSDNGHGLELDEGAAQAIAREYAAFWELVKTEHLDEAALERPILDGNQIAETLECDRSLIHRIQPYVVAYQLDHAEPSDPAERAAACAAYLKDEWTAGHIVPVSERRAPGAEKKKRLKQ
- a CDS encoding uncharacterized protein (EggNog:ENOG503NY1E; COG:U; BUSCO:EOG09263OZR) produces the protein MSTGTARSFAVRELAPAVLPAQLALQGSPAELGRALRYVAVCGEHAYVAASDGHLHWYTLHAAKPGKAASWHLEKSIAVSSIGKAVERVYIYATLQLVGVWCENTLRFYAYPSLGAVSSGLAPIKGVQGIADDADESAEQNTELAFASICLLKRKKLVLVMVERHGWGTVKEIPIERDAFIARRFNDVVCLASPSEYSLVHLDSGAQTPLGLPISQSTEVSSARIRPSIVPVAFDEHGERTYTFLITSHSDAGTLGAFLRADGEPTDKLLEWPSHPRSVVAEPPYVCALLRNDTIEVHDLRTMRRVQQIPVDASDDPRFLLRIVGSKTLLTSGATVDEHVVQVDDDEVGAEKAAPMLDEPGAVNLPIPPFALEPHWKTVRVLLGFKRSLSCLALPTPASTAWKCAEAQNWSEADHALHDTELDEQAKIAAVFLGINHVCNTRFSNAIACFLRGGFDLERRADAMLVELLEANVQGGGEGRLDAHSALLALALGRDATVPTSTVDGHLDACHVDKVAALLASHHRYGMQALLFHKHGRITEALSVWTAMLDKTVEDPVDTVALHEIAPHIQQLTEQEDLVQYGLWLAKHDTQLGLDALRRVEYSGTDSEGVLASLRLLDTHAAEALLEHIVFTSAEQTENLHAELCARLVEILVEAVDKHVYPPDATVEVYGQSATEPFFDYLAKRASLGVVRTRIKLMVLLEHSSVLDRAQTLEHLTPHAFLAFEQAIVLGKLGRVSDALRVLALDVHDALSAEAVCLQDGRVLSPAAARAISSDASIGEYVSLIGKESLFVSKPATSARLLRMLLYLYLDQSNLDRYQDAILHLLISHTRYFSLLDILPRLPNHWSVACLEPFLVRTLRSQLHRRRLAEVVKGTAMAHTLSVSERHWQAVRKLGGVLQEGDDDPPIEALPPIETPPPRLAATPPEKPST